In one window of Camelina sativa cultivar DH55 chromosome 15, Cs, whole genome shotgun sequence DNA:
- the LOC104744898 gene encoding callose synthase 9-like isoform X1 — protein MSRAEELWEKLVNAALQRDRVGGVAGAQQGSIVNYVPSSLANNRDIDAILRAADEIQDEDPNIARILCEHGYSLAQNLDPNSEGRGVLQFKTGLMSVIKQKLAKREVGTIDRSQDILRLQEFYKLYRKNNNVDKLKEDEKQLRESGVFTDELERKTVKRKRVFATLKVLGSVLEQLAKEIPEELKHVIDSDAAMSEDTIAYNIIPLDAPVTTNATTAFPEVQAAVAALKYFPGLPKLPADFPIPATRNADMLDFLHYIFGFQKDSVSNQREHIVLLLANEQSRLNIPGETEPKLDDAAVHKVFLKSLENYIKWCDYLCIQPAWSNLEAISGEKKLLFLSLYFLIWGEAANIRFLPECLCYIFHHMVREMDEILRQQVARPAESCMPAESHGSDDGVSFLDHVIAPLYGVVSAEAFNNDNGRAPHSAWRNYDDFNEYFWSLHSFELGWPWRTSSSFFQKPIPRKKYELKTGRAKHRGKTSFVEHRTFLHLYHSFHRLWIFLAMMFQALAIIAFNKDDLTSSKTLREILSLGPTFVVMKFTESVLDVIMMYGAYSTTRRLAVSRICLRFVWFAAASVFISFLYVQALKEPNIESGIFKLYVIVIAIYGGVQFFFSILMRFPTCHNIANKCDRWPVIKFFKWMRQERHYVGRGMYERTSDFIWYLLFWLVVLSAKFSFAYFLQIEPLVGPTRIIVKQNNIPYSWHDFVSKKNYNALTVASLWAPVVAIYLLDIHIFYTIASAFLGFLLGARDRLGEIRSLEAIHKLFEEFPGAFMKALHVPLTNRTSNPPHQAMDKNKVDAAHFAPFWNQIIKSLREEDYVTDFEMELLLMPKNSGKLQLVQWPLFLLSSKILLAKEIAAESNSQEEILERIERDDYMKYAVEEVYYTLKLVLTETLEAEGRMWVERIYEDIQASLKERNIHHDFQLNKLSLVITRVTALLGILKENETEEHAKGAIKALQDLYDVMRLDILTFNMRGHYETWNMLTQAWNEGRLFTKLKWPKDPELKALVKRLYSLFTIKDSAAHVPRNLEARRRLQFFTNSLFMDVPPPKSVRKMLSFSVFTPYYSEVVLYSMAELTKRNEDGISILFYLQKIYPDEWKNFLARIGRDENALEGDLDNERDILELRFWASYRGQTLARTVRGMMYYRKALMLQSYLERKAGRDEESALSGNDATDAEGFELSPEARAQADLKFTYVVTCQIYGRQKEDQKPEAVDIALLMQRNEALRIAYIDVVDTPKEGKSHTEYYSKLVKADISGKDKEIYSIKLPGDPKLGEGKPENQNHAIVFTRGNAIQTIDMNQDNYFEEALKMRNLLEEFDRDHGIRPPTILGVREHVFTGSVSSLASFMSNQETSFVTLGQRVLAKPLKIRMHYGHPDVFDRVFHITRGGISKASRVINISEDIFAGFNTTLRQGNVTHHEYIQVGKGRDVGLNQIALFEGKVAGGNGEQVLSRDVYRLGQLLDFFRMMSFYFTTVGFYFCTMLTVLTVYIFLYGRAYLALSGVGATIRERAILLDDTALSAALNAQFLLQIGVFTAVPMVLGFILEQGFLQAIVSFITMQFQLCTVFFTFSLGTRTHYFGRTILHGGARYQATGRGFVVKHIKFSENYRLYSRSHFVKAMEVILLLVVYLAYGNDEAGAVSYILLTVSSWFLAVSWLFAPYLFNPAGFEWQKVVEDFKEWTNWLFYRGGIGVKGAESWEAWWEEELSHIRTLSGRIMETILSLRFFIFQYGIVYKLELQGSDTSFAVYGWSWVAFAMSIVLFKVFTFSQKISVNFQLLLRFIQGLSLLVALAGIIVAVVLTDLSVVDIFACVLAFIPTGWGILSIACAWKPVIKRIGMWKSVRSLARLYDALMGMLIFLPVALCAWFPFVSTFQTRMMFNQAFSRGLEISLILAGDNPNSGL, from the exons ATGTCACGAGCTGAGGAATTGTGGGAGAAGCTAGTAAATGCCGCGTTACAAAGAGACAGAGTAGGAGGAGTTGCCGGTGCTCAACAGGGCAGTATTGTTAACTATGTCCCTTCTTCACTCGCAAACAATAGAGACATAGATGCTATCCTGAGAGCTGCTGATGAGATCCAGGATGAGGATCCCAACATTGCTAGGAtct TGTGTGAGCATGGTTACTCACTTGCACAAAATCTTGATCCTAATAGCGAGGGCAGAGGTGTTCTACAATTCAAAACTGGATTGATGTCTGTTATTAAG CAAAAATTAGCAAAAAGAGAGGTTGGGACCATAGACAGAAGTCAGGATATTCTCCGACTACAAGAATTCTACAAGTTGTAcagaaaaaataacaatgttGACAAGCTGAAGGAGGATGAAAAGCAGCTTCGTGAGTCGGGGGTTTTCACTGACGA GCTGGAGCGGAAAACagtaaaaaggaaaagagtttTTGCCACCCTTAAAGTTCTGGGAAGTGTGTTGGAGCAATTGGCAAAAGAGATTCCTGAAGAG CTTAAGCATGTTATTGACTCAGATGCTGCTATGAGTGAAGACACAATTGCTTATAACATTATTCCTCTTGATGCTCCTGTCACTACAAATGCCACTACGGCTTTCCCTGAG GTTCAAGCGGCAGTGGCAGCATTGAAGTATTTTCCAGGCTTGCCAAAATTGCCTGCTGATTTCCCCATTCCCGCCACAAGGAATGCTGATATGCTTGATTTTCTCCACTATATATTTGGGTTTCAG AAAGACAGTGTCTCAAATCAGCGTGAACATATAGTTCTTCTTCTGGCTAATGAGCAATCTCGTCTTAATATTCCTGGAGAAACAGAACCC AAACTGGATGACGCTGCAGTGCATAAGGTGTTCTTGAAGTCCTTGGAAAACTACATTAAGTGGTGTGATTACCTCTGTATTCAACCTGCTTGGAGCAA TTTAGAAGCCATCAGTGGAGAGAAGAAACTGCTGTTCCTCTCTTTGTACTTCCTGATTTGGGGAGAAGCTGCCAACATACGGTTTCTTCCAGAATGTTTGTGctacatatttcaccat atggttagagaaaTGGATGAGATCTTGCGCCAGCAGGTTGCTCGCCCAGCTGAGAGTTGTATGCCAGCCGAAAGTCATGGCTCTGATGATGGTGTATCATTCCTTGATCATGTCATTGCTCCGCTATATGGAGTGGTTTCAGCG GAAGCTTTTAACAATGACAATGGCCGAGCACCTCATTCAGCTTGGAGAAACTATGATGATTTCaatgaatatttttg gtCGCTTCACTCCTTTGAGCTTGGTTGGCCGTGGCGTACCAGTTCATCTTTTTTTCAGAAACCTATCCCGAGGAAAAAG TATGAGCTTAAAACCGGCAGGGCCAAACATCGAGGAAAAACTTCCTTTGTTGAGCACAGGACATTTTTGCATCTCTATCACAGTTTCCATCGGTTATGGATATTCCTTGCTATGATGTTTCAG GCATTAGCCATTATTGCGTTCAATAAAGATGACCTTACTTCCAGTAAAACTTTACGTGAAATCCTCAGCCTGGGTCCGACTTTCGTAGTTATGAAGTTTACTGAGA GTGTTCTGGATGTTATCATGATGTATGGTGCCTATTCCACAACAAGACGTCTGGCTGTTTCTCGCATTTGTCTTCGTTTCGTTTGGTTTGCCGCTGCTTCCGTCTTCATATCTTTCCTCTATGT GCAAGCACTTAAAGAACCAAATATTGAATCAGGCATATTTAAGCTTTATGTGATCGTCATAGCCATCTATGGTGGTGTTCAGTTCTTTTTTAGTATCCTGATGCGGTTCCCAACTTGTCACAACATTGCTAATAAATGTGACCGGTGGCCTGTGATTAAATTCTTTAAGTGGATGCGCCAG GAGAGACACTATGTTGGCCGTGGCATGTACGAAAGGACATCTGATTTTATATG GTACTTGCTATTTTGGCTTGTCGTTCTGTCTGCAAAGTTCTCATTTGCGTACTTCCTTCAG ATTGAGCCGCTCGTTGGCCCCACAAGGATTATAGTAAAGCAGAACAATATTCCGTACTCCTGGCATGATTTTGTATCAAAAA AAAACTACAATGCTTTGACTGTTGCCAGTTTATGGGCTCCCGTGGTAGCT ATATACCTTTTAGACATCCACATATTCTACACCATTGCCTCTGCTTTTTTGGGATTCTTGCTTGGTGCAAGAGATCGTTTGGGAGAG ATAAGATCTTTGGAAGCAATTCACAAACTTTTTGAGGAGTTTCCTGGGGCCTTTATGAAGGCTCTTCATGTTCCTCTTACCAATCG GACGTCTAATCCTCCTCATCAG GCTATGGATAAGAACAAAGTAGATGCAGCACACTTTGCTCCATTTTGgaaccaaataattaaaagtcTACGAGAGGAAGATTACGTCACTGATTT TGAGATGGAGTTGCTCCTGATGCCCAAGAATTCTGGTAAGCTCCAGTTGGTTCAGTGgccactttttcttctttccagcAAG ATATTATTGGCCAAAGAGATTGCTGCTGAGAGTAATTCACAAGAGGAGATTCTGGAGAGGATTGAAAGGGATGACTATATGAAGTATGCTGTTGAGGAAGTCTACTACACTCTCAAACTTGTCCTAACAGAAACTCTGGAAGCCGAAGGGAGGATGTG GGTGGAAAGAATCTATGAAGATATCCAGGCCAGCTTAAAGGAGAGAAATATACATCATGATTTTCAGTTGAACAAACTCTCCCTGGTTATCACAAGAGTGACTGCGCTCTTGGGAATCCTG aaagaaaatgaaacagaaGAGCATGCAAAAGGGGCCATCAAAGCACTTCAAGATCTCTATGATGTTATGCGGCTTGACATATTAACTTTTAATATGAG GGGTCACTATGAGACATGGAACATGTTAACTCAAGCCTGGAATGAAGGTCGGCtttttacaaaattgaaatGGCCTAAAGACCCTGAGCTG AAAGCTCTCGTCAAAAGACTGTACTCTCTATTTACTATCAAAGATTCTGCAGCACATGTTCCTAGAAATCTTGAGGCCAGACGTAGACTTCAATTCTTCACCAATTCTCTTTTCATGGATGTGCCACCACCCAAGTCTGTCCGCAAGATGTTATCCTTCAG TGTCTTCACTCCATACTATTCCGAGGTTGTGCTATACAGCATGGCTGAACTCACCAAGAGAAATGAGGATGGAATATCAATCTTGTTTTACCTACAGAAAATATATCCAG ATGAGTGGAAAAATTTTCTTGCACGCATAGGACGGGATGAAAATGCGTTAGAAGGTGATCTAGATAATGAACGAGATATTCTTGAACTTCGATTTTGGGCCTCTTACCGTGGACAAACGTTAGCTAGAACAG TTCGGGGGATGATGTATTATAGGAAAGCCCTCATGCTTCAGTCTTATCTAGAAAGAAAGGCTGGTAGAG ACGAGGAGTCCGCACTTTCTGGCAATGACGCAACAGATGCTGAAGGATTTGAGTTATCTCCTGAAGCAAGGGCCCAAGCAG ATCTAAAGTTTACATATGTTGTCACATGCCAAATATATGGAAGACAGAAAGAAGATCAAAAGCCTGAAGCTGTTGACATTGCATTGCTAATGCAAAG AAATGAAGCTCTTCGCATTGCTTATATCGATGTTGTTGATACTCCAAAAGAGGGTAAATCTCATACAGAGTATTATTCAAAACTTGTGAAGGCCGACATCAGTGGAAAGGATAAG GAAATTTACTCCATTAAGTTGCCTGGGGACCCAAAACTTGGTGAAGGCAAACCTGAGAATCAAAATCACGCCATTGTATTTACTCGCGGAAATGCGATCCAAACTATTGATATGAATCAG gATAATTATTTTGAAGAAGCGTTGAAGATGAGAAATCTTTTGGAGGAATTCGATCGGGACCATGGAATTCGACCACCTACTATTCTTGGAGTTAGGGAACATGTCTTTACTGGCAG TGTTTCCTCCTTAGCCTCTTTCATGTCCAATCAAGAAACCAGCTTTGTAACTCTAGGTCAGCGAGTATTGGCGAAACCCTTAAA GATCCGCATGCATTATGGTCATCCAGATGTCTTTGACAGAGTTTTTCATATTACACGTGGTGGTATCAGCAAGGCCTCTCGGGTCATCAATATTAGTGAAGATATATTTGCTG GTTTCAATACAACTTTACGTCAAGGGAATGTTACTCATCATGAGTATATTCAG GTGGGCAAAGGGCGAGATGTTGGGCTCAATCAAATAGCCCTATTTGAAGGGAAGGTTGCTGGTGGGAATGGTGAACAGGTTCTTAGTCGGGATGTATACAGACTTGGACAGCTCCTGGATTTCTTCAGGATGATGTCGTTCTACTTCACTACTGTTGGCTTCTATTTCTGTACAATG CTGACGGTCCTTACTGTGTATATTTTCTTGTATGGGAGGGCATATCTG GCGCTTTCTGGAGTTGGAGCTACTATTCGAGAAAGAGCTATTCTTCTGGACGATACTGCACTTAGCGCCGCCCTGAATGCTCAGTTTCTGTTACAGATTGGTGTCTTCACTGCTGTGCCAatggttttgggttttattttgGAACAGGGTTTTCTCCAG GCCATTGTGAGTTTCATAACAATGCAATTCCAGCTATGTACTGTCTTCTTCACATTTTCCCTTGGCACAAGAACCCATTATTTTGGACGGACAATTCTCCATGGTGGTGCAAGG taCCAAGCCACTGGAAGAGGCTTCGTTGTCAAGCATATAAAATTTTCTGAAAACTACCGTCTTTATTCCAGAAGTCATTTTGTCAAAGC GATGGAGGTTATTCTCTTATTGGTTGTCTACCTTGCATATGGCAATGATGAAGCTGGTGCAGTTTCCTACATCCTTCTGACTGTTAGCAGCTGGTTTTTGGCTGTTTCTTGGCTGTTTGCTCCGTATCTGTTCAACCCTGCCGGATTCGAGTGGCAAAA AGTCGTGGAGGACTTCAAGGAATGGACAAATTGGCTCTTTTACAGAGGTGGAATTGGTGTGAAAGGAGCTGAAAGCTGGGAAGCTTGGTGGGAAGAAGAACTG TCTCACATTCGGACTTTGAGCGGGAGAATAATGGAGACTATCTTGAGTCTTCGATTCTTTATCTTCCAGTATGGTATTGTCTACAAACTGGAGTTGCAAGGATCAGACACATCATTTGCG GTGTACGGTTGGTCATGGGTTGCATTTGCAATGAGTATTGTACTTTTCAAG GTCTTTACCTTCAGCCAGAAGATTTCTGTCAATTTCCAGCTTTTACTGAGGTTTATACAAGGCCTTTCCTTATTGGTGGCTCTAGCTGGCATAATCGTAGCGGTTGTGCTCACAGACCTGTCAGTGGTAGACATATTTGCCTGCGTATTGGCTTTCATACCGACAGGATGGGGAATACTTTCT ATTGCGTGTGCGTGGAAGCCAGTCATAAAGCGAATTGGAATGTGGAAGTCGGTCCGTTCCCTCGCAAGACTATATGATGCATTGATGGGAATGCTCATATTTCTCCCCGTTGCGCTCTGTGCTTGGTTCCCTTTTGTGTCGACCTTCCAAACCCGTATGATGTTTAACCAAGCGTTCAGTCGTGGTCTGGAGATCTCTCTTATCCTCGCAGGAGACAATCCCAATTCCGGCCTTTAA